From Primulina tabacum isolate GXHZ01 chromosome 2, ASM2559414v2, whole genome shotgun sequence, one genomic window encodes:
- the LOC142528893 gene encoding LOW QUALITY PROTEIN: transmembrane 9 superfamily member 11-like (The sequence of the model RefSeq protein was modified relative to this genomic sequence to represent the inferred CDS: deleted 1 base in 1 codon), with protein sequence MESILMFKIWVLIILVAFVQEGQGFYLPGSYPHNYGIGDFLNVKVNSLTSIETEMPFSYYSLPFCTPKRAVKDSAENLGELLMGDRIENSPYRFKMYENESDIFLCQSKPLWAEDIKLLKERIDEMYQVNVILDNLPAIRYTEKDGFMVRWTGYPVGAKVQGGYFVFNHLKFTVLVHKYEETNVARVMGTGDAAEMIPTVGNSGSDVPGYMVVGFEVVACSVTHNADSRKNLKMYDKYPTSIKCDPSTVSMAIKENEPLAFTYEVSFVESDIKWPSRWDAYLKMEGAKVHWFSILNSLMVIIFLAGIVLVIFLRTVRRDLTRYEELDKEAQAQMNEELSGWKLIVGDVFRAPSNPSFFCVMVGDGVQIIGMAVVTIMFAALGFMSPASRGTLITGMLFFYMILGIAAGYVAVRLWKTISSGDPKGWISVSWKVSCFFPGIAFLILTTLNFLLWGSHSTGAIPFSLFIILILLWFCISVPLTLIGGYYGAKAPHIEYPVRTNQIPREIPSQKYPSWLLVLGAGTLPFGTLFIELFFIFSSIWMGRVYYVFGFLFIVLILLVVVCAEVSLVLTYMHLCVEDWQWWWKSFFSSGSVAIYIFLYSINYLIFDLRSLKGPVSATLYLGYSLLMALAIMLATGTVGFLSSFWFVHYLFSSVKLD encoded by the exons ATGGAATCCATTCTCATGTTCAAGATCTGGGTCTTGATTATTCTGGTGGCTTTTGTTCAAGAGGGGCAAGGGTTTTATCTCCCTGGTAGTTACCCTCACAACTATGGAATCGGTGATTTCTTGAATGTGAAGGTCAATTCTCTGACTTCAATTGAAACTGAAATGCCCTTTAGCTATTATAGCTTGCCGTTTTGTACACCA AAGAGGGCAGTTAAGGACAGTGCAGAGAATCTCGGCGAGCTGCTTATGGGTGATAGGATAGAGAATTCTCCGTATAGGTTTAAGATGTATGAGAATGAGTCCGATATTTTTTTGTGCCAATCTAAGCCTTTGTGGGCTGAGGATATTAAACTTTTGAAAGAGAGGATTGATGAGATGTATCAGGTTAATGTGATTCTTGATAATCTACCTGCTATTCGGTATACCGAGAAGGATGGATTTATGGTGAGGTGGACAGGTTATCCTGTTGGGGCGAAGGTGCAAGGTGGGTATTTTGTGTTTAACCACTTGAAGTTCACTGTCCTGGTTCATAAGTACGAGGAGACCAATGTGGCTCGAGTTATGGGTACTGGCGATGCGGCTGAAATGATTCCAACTGTTGGAAACTCAGGATCAGATGTTCCTGGATACATGGTTGTTGGTTTTGAGGTGGTGGCTTGCAGTGTCACGCACAATGCAGACTCCCGGAAGAACTTGAAAATGTATGACAAGTATCCGACTTCGATTAAGTGTGATCCAAGCACAGTTTCCATGGCTATTAAGGAGAATGAGCCACTGGCTTTTACATATGAGGTCTCATTTGTTGAGAGTGACATCAAGTGGCCATCGAGATGGGATGCGTACCTAAAAATGGAGGGAGCGAAAGTGCATTGGTTCTCGATTCTGAACTCTTTGATGGTGATCATTTTCTTGGCTGGAATCGTGCTTGTGATCTTCTTAAGGACTGTTAGGCGGGATCTTACTCGGTATGAGGAGCTTGACAAGGAAGCACAAGCCCAGATGAACGAGGAGTTGTCTGGTTGGAAACTCATTGTCGGAGATGTTTTTCGTGCACCTAGCAACCCTTCATTCTTTTGTGTGATGGTCGGAGATGGAGTTCAGATTATCGGAATGGCAGTTGTGACAATTATGTTTGCTGCCCTCGGATTCATGTCACCGGCGTCTCGCGGGACATTGATCACAGGTATGCTGTTTTTCTACATGATTCTTGGAATCGCAGCTGGATATGTTGCTGTTCGTCTATGGAAGACTATCTCTTCTGGCGACCCAAAGGGATGGATCTCAGTTTCGTGGAAAGTTTCATGTTTCTTTCCCGGCATTGCTTTCCTCATTCTTACAACTTTGAATTTCTTATTATGGGGTAGTCATAGCACAGGTGCAATACCCTTTTCTTTGTTTATCATACTGATCCTGCTGTGGTTTTGTATCTCGGTTCCTCTAACTCTTATTGGTGGCTACTACGGTGCAAAGGCACCTCATATTGAATACCCCGTCCGAACTAATCAAATTCCTCGAGAAATTCCTTCTCAAAAGTACCCTTCTTGGCTTTTGGTTCTTGGAGCCGGCACCCTTCCGTTCGGCACACTTTTCATTGAGCTTTTTTTCATCTTCTCCAGTATTTGGATGGGTCGTGTGTactatgtttttggattccttttcATCGTACTCATCCTTCTGGTGGTTGTCTGTGCTGAGGTATCCCTTGTTCTAACATACATGCATCTCTGCGTGGAGGACTGGCAATGGTGGTGGAAATCTTTCTTTTCCTCCGGTTCTGTTGccatatacatttttttatacTCGATCAATTATCTCATCTTCGACCTCAGGAGTTTGAAAGGACCGGTCTCCGCGACACTTTACCTCGGGTATTCACTGCTCATGGCTCTAGCCATTATGCTGGCAACAGGTACGGTTGGGTTCCTTTCCTCCTTCTGGTTCGTGCACTACCTGTTTTCGTCTGTGAAGCTCGATTAG
- the LOC142528880 gene encoding homeobox protein knotted-1-like 11 isoform X1, whose protein sequence is MAFQDHHHLSQEMPLHYPEHHHPAASASLFRSILPDHHHSPDDKPQPSQPAVAATNTWLHHPHHWLTTQSQPSPPTPSDNNDHHQESGGGDNSNNSNSNGNNTNWEREKCKADILSHPLYEQLLSAHVACLRIATPVDQLPRIDAQLAQSQQVVAKYTVLGHGHPLDDKDLDHFMTHYVLLLSSFKEQLQQHVRVHAMEAVMACWELEQSLQSLTGVAPGEGSGATMSDDDEDQADSEANLFEESLDGPDSLGFGPLVPTESERSLMERVRIELKHELKQGYKEKIVDIREEILRKRRAGKLPGDTTSVLKNWWQSHSKWPYPTEEDKARLVQETGLQLKQINNWFINQRKRNWHTNPSSSTSQKSKRKSGAGDKTASDSFV, encoded by the exons ATGGCATTTCAGGACCACCACCACCTCTCCCAAGAAATGCCCCTCCACTACCCGGAACACCACCACCCGGCCGCCTCCGCCTCCCTCTTCCGCTCCATACTCCCCGATCACCACCACTCGCCAGACGACAAGCCGCAGCCATCTCAACCTGCAGTCGCCGCAACCAACACCTGGCTCCATCACCCCCACCACTGGCTAACGACCCAAAGTCAACCAAGCCCCCCGACCCCGTCGGACAACAACGATCACCACCAAGAAAGCGGCGGAGGggataacagcaacaacagcaACAGCAACGGGAATAATACCAACTGGGAAAGAGAGAAGTGCAAGGCGGATATCCTCAGCCACCCGTTGTACGAGCAGCTGTTGTCGGCGCACGTGGCCTGCCTCCGCATAGCCACGCCGGTGGACCAGCTGCCGAGGATTGACGCTCAGCTTGCTCAGTCTCAGCAGGTGGTGGCTAAGTATACTGTTCTCGGGCATGGTCATCCCCTCGATGATAAAGACCTCGACCACTTCATG ACGCATTACGTTCTGttactctcatccttcaaagaACAACTGCAGCAGCATGTTCGGGTTCATGCAATGGAAGCAGTGATGGCTTGTTGGGAGCTAGAGCAATCTTTGCAAAGTTTGACAG GGGTAGCACCGGGTGAAGGTTCGGGAGCAACCATGTCTGATGATGACGAAGATCAGGCTGATAGTGAAGCTAATTTGTTTGAAGAAAGCCTAGACGGGCCAGACAGCCTGGGATTTGGTCCTCTTGTACCCACTGAGAGCGAGAGATCCTTGATGGAACGAGTGAGAATAGAACTCAAGCATGAGCTTAAACAG GGTTATAAGGAGAAGATTGTGGACATCAGAGAAGAAATATTACGCAAAAGACGTGCTGGAAAACTTCCGGGTGACACCACATCTGTCTTGAAAAACTGGTGGCAATCACATTCTAAGTGGCCTTATCCAACT GAGGAAGACAAGGCAAGACTGGTGCAGGAAACCGGTTTGCAACTTAAACAGATTAACAATTGGTTCATCAACCAAAGGAAAAGGAATTGGCACACCAATCCTTCATCGTCTACTTCCCAGAAAAGCAAACGCAAGAG TGGTGCAGGTGACAAAACAGCCAGTGATAGTTTCGTGTGA
- the LOC142528880 gene encoding homeobox protein knotted-1-like LET12 isoform X2: MAFQDHHHLSQEMPLHYPEHHHPAASASLFRSILPDHHHSPDDKPQPSQPAVAATNTWLHHPHHWLTTQSQPSPPTPSDNNDHHQESGGGDNSNNSNSNGNNTNWEREKCKADILSHPLYEQLLSAHVACLRIATPVDQLPRIDAQLAQSQQVVAKYTVLGHGHPLDDKDLDHFMTHYVLLLSSFKEQLQQHVRVHAMEAVMACWELEQSLQSLTGVAPGEGSGATMSDDDEDQADSEANLFEESLDGPDSLGFGPLVPTESERSLMERVRIELKHELKQGYKEKIVDIREEILRKRRAGKLPGDTTSVLKNWWQSHSKWPYPTEEDKARLVQETGLQLKQINNWFINQRKRNWHTNPSSSTSQKSKRKR, encoded by the exons ATGGCATTTCAGGACCACCACCACCTCTCCCAAGAAATGCCCCTCCACTACCCGGAACACCACCACCCGGCCGCCTCCGCCTCCCTCTTCCGCTCCATACTCCCCGATCACCACCACTCGCCAGACGACAAGCCGCAGCCATCTCAACCTGCAGTCGCCGCAACCAACACCTGGCTCCATCACCCCCACCACTGGCTAACGACCCAAAGTCAACCAAGCCCCCCGACCCCGTCGGACAACAACGATCACCACCAAGAAAGCGGCGGAGGggataacagcaacaacagcaACAGCAACGGGAATAATACCAACTGGGAAAGAGAGAAGTGCAAGGCGGATATCCTCAGCCACCCGTTGTACGAGCAGCTGTTGTCGGCGCACGTGGCCTGCCTCCGCATAGCCACGCCGGTGGACCAGCTGCCGAGGATTGACGCTCAGCTTGCTCAGTCTCAGCAGGTGGTGGCTAAGTATACTGTTCTCGGGCATGGTCATCCCCTCGATGATAAAGACCTCGACCACTTCATG ACGCATTACGTTCTGttactctcatccttcaaagaACAACTGCAGCAGCATGTTCGGGTTCATGCAATGGAAGCAGTGATGGCTTGTTGGGAGCTAGAGCAATCTTTGCAAAGTTTGACAG GGGTAGCACCGGGTGAAGGTTCGGGAGCAACCATGTCTGATGATGACGAAGATCAGGCTGATAGTGAAGCTAATTTGTTTGAAGAAAGCCTAGACGGGCCAGACAGCCTGGGATTTGGTCCTCTTGTACCCACTGAGAGCGAGAGATCCTTGATGGAACGAGTGAGAATAGAACTCAAGCATGAGCTTAAACAG GGTTATAAGGAGAAGATTGTGGACATCAGAGAAGAAATATTACGCAAAAGACGTGCTGGAAAACTTCCGGGTGACACCACATCTGTCTTGAAAAACTGGTGGCAATCACATTCTAAGTGGCCTTATCCAACT GAGGAAGACAAGGCAAGACTGGTGCAGGAAACCGGTTTGCAACTTAAACAGATTAACAATTGGTTCATCAACCAAAGGAAAAGGAATTGGCACACCAATCCTTCATCGTCTACTTCCCAGAAAAGCAAACGCAAGAG GTGA